The genomic stretch AGTATGAGGTAGATCCAAGCTGGTATTTTGGAGGAAGCTGAGCTGGGGAAGAGATAGGTGAAGATTCCAGAGGGTAGCTCATACCCATGGGCAGCGTGTTGTGCACCAGGGAGTGTGGCACGCCCGCACTGGGCATGGTGGGGATGTGGGCACCATACATGCCCATGGGCAACATGCCAGGGAAGGCCTTGGCCCCCATCACGTCCCGAGAGGCCATGCACAGCACAGGGCTCAGCTCTTCCTTTACGTTGACTGTGGAGCTGCAGCTGAGTAGGCCTAACATGTCCACTGGCTCTGTCTTGATTTTGAGCAGCTCCTGCGAGTGGCTCTTCTTGACATGACGTGTCAGGTGGTCTTTGCGGCCAAATCTCTGGGCACAGTACTGGCACAAGAAGTCCTTCCGGCCTGTGTGTACCACCAGGTGCCGCCGCACATCCTTACGAGTATAGAACCGCCGGTCACAGTGGTCACAGGGGTGCTTCTTCTCTTTGGCACCGCCTGCTACCCGGCGTGAGTGGGCCTTCAGGTGCTCTAGCAGGGCCTGGGTACTCTCGAAGGTCTGCAGGCACACCTTGCAGCTGAGGTCACCACTGCTGGCAGCATGCATGGCCAGGTGGCGCCGGTAGCCCAGCTTTGTATTGTAATTCTTACCGCACTCAGAACAGTGGAGGGCCTCTTTGTTGGGGTCGTGGGTCTGCAGGTGGTTCCGCAGATGGTCCTTGCGGTGAAACATCTTATCACAGTACATGCACTGGTGGGGTTTCTGGGCTGAGTGGGTGGCCATGTGCCTGGAAGTAAGGGTAGAGGatagaggagaaagaaaggagatcACATGGGCTGGCCAGACAACTGAGTTGTCCATTAACAGGGAACTAAACACAAAAATTATGGTAAAGCCATGCAGTGGAATGGAAAACCAAGATATCCTCGCACACCTGCAAATCACATATGTACTGCTTCTTTGCAGCACTGATTTTACTAGTAAAAAATcaggaacaacctaaatgtccattaatagggaactggttaaataaattactcTAAGTCCATAAAATgacttagcttaaaaaaaaaaagacagctttaCATGTAACATAGGTAACAAGCTCCTAAGATATAGTAAGTGGAAAAAGGTATGAGACAGACTAACCTGTACAGAATGGTACTATGCATGAAAAGAGGAAAGATATATGTATGTTTGCTTGTTATGTGCTTAAACTATTTCTGGAAGgacacacaagaaactgacaacaCTAGCTGCCTATGGGGAGAAGAAGTGGGCAGCTTTTATGGGTGTGATGGAGAATTTTCATTGTATACCTTTTGGtaacttttgaattttgaattacataaatgtatttcctttgcaaaaaaatttatttaaaaaaatttaaatgatacaATTAAAGGGAAAGCAGAATATATCTAACTTCCTGATCTGAAACAATCTCCCAAGATATAGAGAGCCAAGTCAAAAAAGGAAGTTCAGGATAGTGTAATATAATCCCCTgtgaaaataaaaagggaagGGAATACACGTCTGAATGTCTCAGCAAGGATATGCAAGAAACTGATCCTGCTGGCTGCCTTTGTGGAGGAGAACGGTGGCTAAGTGTGACAATTCATTTTTCACTGCATGTCCATGTGAACCGTTTAAACTGTTTGCCAGGTAAAGTGGCAACattcaaaaaaatgttttcacaatACAGCACCTCAGTGTCCCTTGGTTTATCTGCTCTTATCTGACTAGAAAACAGCTTAGAACCCAGGAACTGCAATCCAGAGCTCCACAGTACATTCAGAATCAACTCAACAAGACTTTGGGGGCCCACTGTTTGCAAGCCCTGTGTGAGCTGTGTTATCAACCTTGTTCTTAAGagcagccccccccccaccagtCAGTAAATGGCAGAGGCTAAATTTAAACACAGACCTTCTTGAAACCTGGGTTCACTCAGGTATGTCACTGCTGTCTCTAGCACAGTACCCAGTGATCCTTTCTACCTGGAGGGTAGAATCGTACCCATTACCCTCATGCTATCTGTGAGTGCTCATACCTATGAGAGTTACTATTAATCTCTTGTGACATAACTGATGTAatatatgagagggagatgctgagTGATCCACAGTCCCTttcccccattttgcaggtgaggaaaccaaagcCCAAAGAGGTTTAGTAATTCGCCTAAAATCACAGTGACTTGGAGTGGTCAGAAGCTCCTGTCTCCTGGACCAGGACCTTTCCTGCAGCCTCCTACTGACACTCAGACTGTCACCAAGAAAGTCTAAGAGGACAACCCCAACTGGAATCCTCCTAAAACACAGGAGCACACAAAATCAAAGCATTCCTGAGAACCACAGAACTGTCATGAGGGGAATCCTGGTCACACACTACCCTGTTATCCATTTTAGTTCCTTCCTATCAACTGTTTTCCAGACAAGGAACTGAGGCTTTCTGTGGTCACCTTGTTCACATAGTTACTTGTTTGCTGTCTGTCTCTGCTGTTAAGACAGTAAACTCAGGAGGGCCAGCACTCCCATCTGTCTGGCTCACTCGTCTTTCCCTAGCACTGAACACTGTGCCTGGTATGAAGCAGGAGCTCAATAAATCCTAGTTGAGAGACGAATGACTGTGCATCAGGCAATCTATCTCATTGGTAAAGGGCATGTTCATGTTCTTCTAATGGAAAGGCAAGGATAAAATCAAGATTACTTCTGAGCAGGCCCCCCTCCCTTCAAAGTAGGGGTTCCTGGGCTTATAAGTTTCAGGAAAGCCTCTAACTCAGAGGACACTAGGGACTCTACAGAGACCTAAGTAATCATCTAAGTGGCAGGTTGGTTCAGTAGAAGAGGCACTGCAGGACCTAAGACGCTATATGACCTTGGGTAAGATACTTCTCCACTTTTAGCCTGCACTTTAAAATTTACAGATTGCACCACAGGGTCTCCTTTTCCTTCTAAACTTCTAAGACCGCTCCTAATTTCTGGCTAATATTCTCACCATTACCTGACACAGGTGGGGAAAAGTAggacaggcatacctcagagatactgtgggttcagttcaggccactgcaataaagtgagtatCACAATAAAACAAGTCAATGAATTGTTTGGTTTCCCAATGCATgtaagttatatttacactatactgtggtctattaagtgtgtaacagcattatgtcttaaaaaaactgcataaaacttaattaaaaagtactttattgctaaaaaatgctaaccattatctgagccttcagcaaacCATAATCTTTTTGTTGGTGGAGGGTTTAAAATActatgagaattaccaaaatctGACAGAGTAacgaaatgagcaaatgctgctggaaaacCGGGCCAACTTCCTTGACtcagagttgccacaaaccttcaatttgtaaaaaaaacaaacaacaaaacatagTATCTACAAAGCACAATAAAGATGACATACGCCTGTACTAAAAAAAGATTCAATCTAGTTTGTTCATGATTGTCTGATATTGTACCCATCAGATTCTGATGTTTGAATAAAAAATACCACCATTATTTCTACTGAGTGACCTCAAGTGGCTGGCGTTCAGAGTACACTTATGGGACAAATTAACCTCTATTCTTCTGCCACAGAAAAAGCCCCACACTCGGTGGAGTCTCTCTGGCTTTATCCTCTGGGAACCTCAGGGCAGGGAGAGGTATGGGAGTGTCACCTACCTATACAGCTTGTACTTGGAGGCAAAAGCCTTGCCACAGTGCAGCTGAGGGCAGCTATACGGTCTCTGCTCTGGATGGGGGAGGCTGTGAGGCCTCAGCTTCTCCCCATTTGAGAAAGGTGTCACCGAGATTTCACATTGGCACTTCACTTGACTCTCCGCCTCCCGGCCCCGAGGCCTGGGAACTAGTTTCCAgcccacttcctcctcctgctttgCATCTTGAATCCAGGGGGGGACGCTGGTGAAAAATGTGGTCATGGCAAGGCTAATGGCGAAGGGCCATGTTATTGAGAAAGCCTCCCCATCAGCTCCACAGGGCTCTCTGCTCTGTCACAGCCTCCAACGCAGCCTTCAGAAAACAATCTCTTCACCTGAAACATCAGAACACCTGGTGTTAGGGAGCCCAATACCATGAAAACATGGGCTCTGGAGGCAGACAGATCCCCATTCCACCCCAGCCCTTCCACTTAGCAGCCATGTGACTTTTAGCCAGTTACTTACTTCTCTGAGCTGtttccccatttaaaaaatgggcttAATCTCCTAAATCATAAGGATGTTttgaggattacatgagataataagTATAGAGCATTCAGGAGAAGGCTGGGCACCTAGTATAGGAAACAGGCTAATCAGAGGAAATAAAAGCCCTAAACTCCAAACTTTACCTTCTAACTTTACTTTTACATCATTTCTACTAAATTTAGAGATAgcagcacctcctcctcctcttgtttACCCTACCTTCTCCTCATAGAAGTGTTAAGGAGCAATAAAATgcccaaaaggaaacagaagagaagggagaagCAGCCTTTTCTTAGGAAATTGACACCCCGCAAAGTCAGCCCCTGCGCCAGATGTGTTTCTTAGCAGTGCATCAGCAACAAGAGGTTCTGTCTGAGAAGGCAACCGCAGACTCAGCATTTCTACTAAACCAGTACTGGTCCCACCCTGCCCTCCACCACCACTCTGGTTCTCTTGGGCTCAGGGCTCAGGCCACACTTCTCTAACGAAAGCCCATCCAGCACCTAAGGTGTTGAGTGGCCCCTCCTACAGACCCTCATACTTCATCTCTCCATGATGAGCAAGTAACACACTTGCGTTAGAACATAGGCTCCACCACCAAACTCTGATTCTTTGAGAGTTCATATCATATCTCTTTCATCTCCATACACCTAACATTTAGAAAAGGACTTTCAACTTTCTTTTAGATGTGTAAATTAGTCATTAAATGCAGGTTGTTTCTCATAGGCTAACATGCTCAGGAAGTTCTGGTTTAAACTGGGTTCCAAAGTAGGGAGCCAATACCTTGAAGTCTGATCCTTTCTCTTGGgttgggagagggagggtggaTGGAGCAAAGGTGATACAACTTCTTGCCTGACATCAATTCAGAGGAAGAGAGGATGGGCGTTAGTTACCATAATGATTCTCAAAAGGGGGACAACAGACCCATGTTCACACTCAGAAGAACATCACAGATTACCAACCGCAATGCAACTTGCTACAACAGGGGGATTTCCTTTGAAGAGGTCATGCCAAAATTTGGTCATGAGGCTTTTCCATGTAAAGGGAGCAAAGCGGGTATCTAGGGATTGTCCACGAGAATCTAGGGAGGGCTCCAACCACACAAACTAGCTGTGGGCCAAAGAATGCTTGCTCAGCTCATTAGCACCTGCTGCTTACAGTGACCATTCAACCAACAGGCTGGCCCTGAACGAGATGATGGAATCAGCGGGTTCACGCCCGAGAGAGCTTTGCTCATCATCAACATGAGCTATGTCCTGTTCAGGAACCATTCCTCTTGTTGAAGAAACACTGCAATGCAATATGATAAACATTTCCCCATCACAAATGGAGATTTGCCTAGAAAGAGCTGCACAAAGGTGGCTGCATTTTGCACGAGTCACGTGCTAGCACTAAAAACTAGTTCCACTTGAGTCTTCGAGTCATCATGGCATAGTTGCCTGCTGCATGATAAACCTCAAAGGCCTCTGACGTCTGGCTTTCATTGTTTAAGTCCCCTCCTTCTTCGAAAGGGTGGAATTACCTGTTTATAATACCAGTGATTACCAGGCAGCTTGGAATTGGGTTGAGAGCGAGCATGAATTTGAACATCTAGTTTGGAGGGAATTTCCCCTACCTTCAAAGTCAAATTCTGTTCCCCCTTGGTATCTGAAATCATGCACCTCAGGCTCTGGGAAGTTGGGAATGGCAGCCAGAGGGAAGCAAGTTGCATCAATCTGGCTGGTGTGCTAGGGGAGCCTAGCCCTGGAAACTCCACACAAACTCAGAAAGAGAGCAGTAcatcccccacctcccacacatCCACCTCATCTATTCTCCTGAACAAGCACAAACAAGACACAGCAGTTTAGTATGCTGCTACTGAAAGAGTGAGTAATGGGCTTCTAGGAAAGAGGCTGGTGGTGGCTAAGAAGGGCTCATGAGGCTGTGCTGATAGAACCAAAGGAGGAAAGCAGCAGCCATGTGCTTGCCTTGATCTGCATTTAATGGGGCTGTGGCTGTGGTGCTACCTTAGGGACCCTTTTGGGAATCTagtttctctccctctgtccttTGTCTGCAAACTCCTCTTATCCAGGAAGATACCAGGGCCTCTCCCACATTATTCCAAGGCCTATTCCTTCAGACTTTTTCTttggcaaaactgaaagaattctgCTTCTCTTTCAAAGCTGCTCTTCTGGTCTCACATTCTAACCTTAACAACTCTAGAAGCTGACAGAACCTGTTCCCATAAAACAAACACAATCAATTCCTCCCAGTTACTGGTATAACTTGCTATATTTTCATCCTAAGATTCCTTCTGGCACCTGATCTGAAGAGGGAGGTATTGTGGAAAGAACCTTGGACTTGCTAACAGAAAGAGCTGCCACTTACTGTCTGAGAAACCACGGGCAGGTTACTTTGTTtctctgaaccttggtttcctcaaTTTCTAAAATAGAGATTTATTTCTCTTACCTGTAAAATTCTCATGGAAGATTCAGTGAagcaatatttttgaaatatccgACAAAATGTGTGAATACAAGCAGTGCTGTCTCTGAGATCTAAATTGTGTCTGTTCTCTGCAAAGGGCCTgagtaatacttttttttctttcccttaatgTTACTTCTCAAGCTTCAGAGTTTCCTTCCCTTCTCAACATCTCCCCAGAATGCAGCCTTCTCCTTTTCCCTCACAATTAACCCTCAGCAAATCCCCCCAGCCAGTCCCCCTACTTTAGCTTCCTCCAGCACCAACCATATCCTGGGCCAGTGTTCTCTTACTTTAGGagtctcttttttttattaaggCTCCATACCCCCAATACAAATGCGTACTAAAAACTCTGTATGGCTCTCTTTGGAAG from Vicugna pacos chromosome 19, VicPac4, whole genome shotgun sequence encodes the following:
- the PLAGL2 gene encoding zinc finger protein PLAGL2 isoform X1 yields the protein MTTFFTSVPPWIQDAKQEEEVGWKLVPRPRGREAESQVKCQCEISVTPFSNGEKLRPHSLPHPEQRPYSCPQLHCGKAFASKYKLYRHMATHSAQKPHQCMYCDKMFHRKDHLRNHLQTHDPNKEALHCSECGKNYNTKLGYRRHLAMHAASSGDLSCKVCLQTFESTQALLEHLKAHSRRVAGGAKEKKHPCDHCDRRFYTRKDVRRHLVVHTGRKDFLCQYCAQRFGRKDHLTRHVKKSHSQELLKIKTEPVDMLGLLSCSSTVNVKEELSPVLCMASRDVMGAKAFPGMLPMGMYGAHIPTMPSAGVPHSLVHNTLPMGMSYPLESSPISSPAQLPPKYQLGSTSYLPDKLPKVEVDSFLAELPGSLSLSSAEPQPASPQPAAAAALLDEALLTKSPANLSEALCAANVDFSHLLGFLPLNLPPCNPPGATGGLVMGYSQAEAQPLLTTLQAQPQDSPGAGGPLNFGPLHSLPPVFTSGLSTTTLPRFHQAFQ
- the PLAGL2 gene encoding zinc finger protein PLAGL2 isoform X2, encoding MATHSAQKPHQCMYCDKMFHRKDHLRNHLQTHDPNKEALHCSECGKNYNTKLGYRRHLAMHAASSGDLSCKVCLQTFESTQALLEHLKAHSRRVAGGAKEKKHPCDHCDRRFYTRKDVRRHLVVHTGRKDFLCQYCAQRFGRKDHLTRHVKKSHSQELLKIKTEPVDMLGLLSCSSTVNVKEELSPVLCMASRDVMGAKAFPGMLPMGMYGAHIPTMPSAGVPHSLVHNTLPMGMSYPLESSPISSPAQLPPKYQLGSTSYLPDKLPKVEVDSFLAELPGSLSLSSAEPQPASPQPAAAAALLDEALLTKSPANLSEALCAANVDFSHLLGFLPLNLPPCNPPGATGGLVMGYSQAEAQPLLTTLQAQPQDSPGAGGPLNFGPLHSLPPVFTSGLSTTTLPRFHQAFQ